The region TTATTGACAGCTCAACCATCAGTTTGTTTAAGGATATATTGAAGTGTGTTGGACGGCATCCTAAAACCGGTAAAAAGAAAGGCGGTATAAAACTTCATGCAACGATAAATGTAGACGAAACTGCACCCAAGATGGTTTGGCTCACCAGTGCTGCCACTCATGACCATGTATTGTTAAATAGTCTTAAGCATAATGCAAACACAATATACGTATTTGACAAAGGCTATAATGACTACAAAGCCTTTGATAAATTTTCGCAAACAGATACAGGTTTTGTCACCCGAATAAAAGACAATGCAGCATATAAAACGCTAAATGATTGTAAGATAGAAGAACATATTCATAGTGGGGTTGAAAAAGATGAAATCATAGAAGTTCAGGTAAAATATGAGAATAACACACGCCCTTTAAAGCTGCGTAAAGTCCAGTTCTACGACAGAAACCTTAAAAGACGGTTTGAGTTTTTAACTAACTTGTTTGAAATGAGGGCTGATTTAATAGCTGCTATTTACAAACTACGATGGCAAATTGAACTTCTGTTCAAACAATTAAAACAAAATTTCCCGCTAAAATATTTTCTCGGGGACAATGAAAATGCGATTAAAATACAGATATACTGTGCCTTAATCGCAAACCTATTGATGACTGTTATCCAAAAAACGCTCAAGAGGAAATGGGCGTTTTCCAATTTAGTTAGCTTCTGTAAAATTCATTTGTTTAACTACATTCATTTATTCAGGTTTCTTGAGCATCCGGACAAAGATTGGCAGAAAACTTATGACGAATTGATGCAGCCCTCTCTATTCTGAGGCTTACTTTAAAAAATTCATTAAATGCAAACCTTAATTCTCAGAAAATCATAGTTTTGAAAAATCAATTGATCAATTCCGTGCTTTTATCGGACAGTAATGTTTCGAAATAACCTCTGAAGACACCATTTTTTATGTCTGCCAAAACCATGTGGCCTCAGCAGGAATGAAAGGTAAAATCGCCGTAAATCCAGCAACCTCAGTGCCCTCTGAACCCACATTTGATTTTACTATTTACCCCAACCCGGCACCCCGCGGATATGTGACTGTAGCTGTTCCGCATACAGACGGGCAAAACAAAGTTCTGAAACTATACAATGCGCTGGGGCAAATAATGCGTACAGAAACCTTTTCATCTGAAGCAATAACCGTAAATACGGGTTTGTCTGCTGGAGCATATTTCATAACTGTTCGCAGTGGGGAGTTTATGCGCTCCCGGAAACTGGAAATATTCCGATAAACTAAAAATTGCCATAGTCAATCATTCAATTAAGTAGATAGCAGGCTACCCTTTATATTTAGTTATGTTAAATTTATATTTATAAAATTATTTTATCATGTTGAACTACAAAAACTTATCTTTTTTAACGATTGTTTTAACAAGCTTGCTTACATTTATAACTGCATGTGATGATGATAACGATGAACCTGCCAATAGTGCACCTGTATGTGCGATAACAAATCCAGTTAATGGTGCTGAGTTTTCACAAGGCGAGATTATAACCGTTGCCGTAGATGCTGAAGATGAAGACAACAACCTTGAAGAGGTGCGTTTTTATATAAATGATATTGGTGTTGGTTCATCCAATAGCTTCCCCTATAATTTTGAATGGGATACCAGTGACGAAGCACCAGGGTCTTTTGCTATAAAAGTTGAAGCCATTGATGAATTGGGGAAAAAATCAACTGATGCGATTGATATTTCCATTGTGGCTGGTGGCGATGCCCCTGTAGCAGCCTTTACTGCAAGCCAAACAACTATTGCCGTGGGAGATTCAGTAACCTTTTCAGACCAATCGGCAAATTCACCAACTTCATGGAGTTGGGACTTTGGCGATGGCAATGTAAGCACTGATCAGAATCCTACGCATTCATATAGCAGTACAGGAACTTATACCGTTAATTTGGCAGTTTCCAATAGTTATGGTTCCGATACATTAACCAGGTCTGATTATATTACAGTCGAAACCAGTGGTAGTGAGGGAACTGTAACAGATATTGATGGTAATGTGTACAATACAGTAGTCCTGGGAAATCAGGAGTGGATGGCTGAAAACCTGAAAACCACAACTTATAATAATGGAACTGCTATATCTTTGGTAACAAATAATAGCGATTGGCAGAATAATACTACAGGTGCTTACAGCTGGTATGAAAATGATGAAACTCAATATGCCAATACTTATGGTGCACTGTATAATTGGTACGCTGTAAATACAGGTAACTTATGTCCTGATGGTTGGCATATACCCACCGACGATGAATGGAAAACACTGGAGATGCATCTTGGTATGAACCAGTCAGATGCAGATGGTACCGGGCCACGTGGCACCAATGAAGGGAGTAAACTGGCAAGCAATGCATCACTTTGGTATGATGGTGATTTGGAAGATGATCCCGAGTTTGGTTCTAGTGGTTTTTTAGGTATTCCAGCAGGTGCACGTGACATCTATGGTAATTTTAGCTTCATTGAAACGAATGCTGTTTGGTGGTGCGCCAATGAATTTGATAATCAAGAAGCATGGCTTCGGGCTTTATACCATAGCCATACTTTAATTGCACGTGATTATCAATACAAAGGCAGTGGCTATTCAGTTCGTTGCTTAAAGGATTAAACAGTTTGCCTTTTTTTTCAATTTAGCCATAATACAAGTGACAGTCTCTTTAACGAATAAAATACAATTCATTGATTAGGTTAACTGTATTCAAGCGTCAACTAAAACTTAAAGGCATTAGGTAACTTGGTGATAATGGTTTTTTCAATTAAATTGCAGCAGATACCCGAACAGGTATCTACTGTTTTATGAACTTAAACTATCTAACAATGAGTCGCTTGAGAATTGTATTGCTTATACTGGTATCGCTTTTTGTGTTTTCTTCGTGTGGCTATTTTTGGCGTGCTTTGGTTTACCAGAAAGTTGATATCGATGACTACAAAATATTTCCCAATCGTATGGTAGAAGCCGGTGAACATGAACCATGGGCCAAATCTACTGATTACAATAGCTATACCTTATCGGATACAACTTTTGAGCAGGCAATGGCACTAAAATCAGTAGCTTACCTGGTTATACAGGATGGGAAGATTTTATACGAAAACTACTGGGACAATTATACCGACAGTTCATGGAGCAACTCCTTTTCGGCTGCCAAAAGTATTGTAAGCTTATTGGTAGGTGTTGCTATTGAAGAGGGGCACATTGGTTCTGTAAATGATCGTGTAAGCAAATATGTAACTGAATATGATAATGAAACCAACCGGGATCTGCGTATAAAAGATGTTTTGACTATGAGTTCGGGGCTCAATTGGCACGAAGCCTATGCCAACCCATGGAGCAAAACCACCAAAGCCTATTATGGCCGGAAGTTAGAAAAAATGATACTGAAGCTGAAAATGAAATCGGAACCCGGAAAATATTTTCATTATTTCAGCGGTGATACAGAGCTTTTAGCCATTATTCTGCGTAGAGCAACCGGTATGAGTTTGGCAGATTATGCTTCAGAAAAGTTATGGAAAAAAATAGAGGCCAAACATGATGCTTTATGGAGCCTGGACCATGAAGGCGGAATTGAGAAGGCTTACTGCTGTTTCAATAGCAACGCGCGAGACTTTGCGCGCATTGGTCAGCTTGTACTCAACGATGGATCCTGGGATGGAGCACAGGTAGTGCCAGAAGATTGGCTAGAACAATCCCTGAAACCGGCTGATCATTTGTTAACTGAAGATGAAAAAAAGCCTGTAGATTTTTATGGTTACCAATGGTGGATGGTAAACCACCAGGGGCATATGACTTATTATGCACGTGGTTTGGCCGGCCAGTATATTTTTATTGTTCCTGATTTGGATATGGTTATAGTGCGGTTGGGGCATAAACGTAGCAAAGAGCGGGTAAATAATCTTCCATCTGACATTTACCTTTGGCTTGATACTGGATTTAAGATAGCGCAAACTAAAAACGCACAGTAAAAACAGTTTTTCCCGGTTCTGAAGTTGCTGTAATGTTGCCACCCTGGGCACGAATCAGCTGACGCGATAAAGAAAGACCAATACCCGAACCGCTTTGCTTTGTTGTAAAGAAAGGGATGAAAATCTTTTCCAACACATCGGGTAAAATTCCCTGACCATTGTCTATTACCTGAAGCATAACATTACCATAGTTGCCATAACCGGCAATAAGTTTTAATTCCGGGTTTTCTGTTTTTTCAAGTGCATGAATTGCATTCCGCATTAGGTTAATGAAAACCTGCTCCATCATTGTTTCATCTGCTGTAATTTCAAGGTTTGCTGGTTCTATAGCTGTTGAAAGCTTTATGCCCGATCTATCCAGTTCTTTTCGCATGAATTGTTCCAGGTTGACATAAAAATCATGGACTTTCAGTATTTCGAAATTGGGTTTGGGTATTTTGGTTAAACTGCGATAGGTCTGCACAAATTGTAAAAGTCCTTCACTGCGTTTATGAATGGTTTGCAAAGCTTGTTTAATATCTGAAGTAACTTCCGATGTATCTTCACCTGCCTCGTGGCTTTGTTGCCAGTCGTCGACCATCAGATTTACAGTTGTTGACAGCGAGGTAATGGGCGTGATACTGTTCATGATTTCATGCGTTAAAACCCTGATCAGTTTTTGCCAGGCCTCCATTTCGTTTTGTTCGAGTTCTGACTCAATGTTTTGAACCGATACAATTGTAATTTCTTTGTTTTCTTGTTTAAATTGCTTGGCATAAACCGATAATTGTAATAAGTCGTCGTTGACCTGTACCTTTATAAGTTTGCGTTGGTTGTTCTGAATATTGCGCAATATTTCTACCAGTTCTCCACTGAATCGTGCTATGTCAGCTATATTGTTGACCTTTTTTATCTGAAATAATTTATTGGCTGCATTGTTGAGCATTAAAATTTTTCCATCGGCTGCGTACGCCATCATTGAAATACCGATGTGTTGAACCACATTTTGATAGAAGAAGAACTGCTCTTCTTTCTCTTTCCGTATATCGTGAAAATCCTCAAGTACCTGATTAAAAGAAGCTGATAGTCCATCAAAAGCTTCGCCCAGGCCTGCCGGCTTAAATGAGCGGTTAAACTCAGCGTAACGAATAGAGTCAAGGAAAACAGTAAGCTGCCGGTTGGTTTTGTTTACCAGCTTAATGAGCCAATAACCCTGTAAAAGTGCCAGCGCAAGTGAGAAAGAGGCTGTAAAATAAAATTCCGTTTGATAATAGAGATACCCTGCCACCAATGCCGTGACGAGTATCAAAAGTACACGAATTATGACCTGAAATGAAAATCTTTTATAATCCATGTTTTTCCATTCTGCGATATAGCGATGTGCGCGTTAAACCTAATTCACGTGCGGCATGACTTATATTACCATGTGTTTTATCCAGTACTTTTTTTATTACCTTTTTTTCTACTTCGTCCAGGTCAAAAGTGTCGAACTCCATGTCGCTTTTTGCCTTGCTTTTGTTGTAGAGCACAAAGTCATCGGGTTCGAGCATTGTTCCTTCTGCCATAATTACTGCTCGCTCTATGGCGTGTTGCAACTCCCTTATGTTGCCGGGCCAACTGTACATTTCGAGTTCTTTCATAGCTGCAGCAGACACTTTTCTTATGCGTTTTTTATATTTTTTACCAAAAATTTTAAGATAGTGGTCGGCCAGCAAAGGTATGTCTTCAATACGTTCTCTTAGCGGCGGAAGCTCTATTTCTACGGTGTTTATTCTGTAAAGTAAGTCCTGCCTGAATTCTCCATTGTCCACCATGTCGTAAATAGATGCATTGGTTGCACAGATTAGTCTGATGTCAATGTCTTTGGGTGTTTTGGCTCCAAGTCTTTTTACCTGCCGCCGTTCTATGGCCGTAAGTAATTTTGCCTGTAACGGGAGTGTGAGGTTTCCTATTTCATCTAAAAACAGTGTGCCACCCGAGGCTACCTCAAAACGCCCGGGTTTGGCATCTTTGGCATCAGTAAATGCGCCTTTTTCATGGCCGAAAAGTTCACTTTCAAAAAGTGTATCGGGTATGGCTCCGAGATCAACATTCACAAAAATAGAGTCTTTGCGGGTTGAGTTGCGATGCAGTGAGCGTGCTACAACTTCTTTTCCTGTTCCGTTTTCGCCTGTTATGAGTACGCTGGCATCGGTTCCTGCCACTTTATTAATAGTAGAAAAAACCTGTTTCATTTTTGGTGCAACGCCTATAAAATCTTTAAAGGGCTGATCAGTAGCTGCTGAGAGTTCACGGGTGCGGTTTCGCTCTGTTGAGACCTCTTCCTGGCTAAAACGCAGGCGCAAACTGGAATTAACGGTAGCAATAATTTTTTCGTTCTGAAATGGCTTCAGTATAAAGTCGGTTGCTCCGGCTTTTATGGCCTGAACGGCTTTGTCTGTGTTGCCATATGCCGTAATAAATACCACCACAGCCTGGGGATCTATTTTTAATATCTTTTCCAACCAGTAATAGCCTTCCTGTCCGCTACTGGCATCCTGCGAAAAGTTCATGTCAAGCAGTATTACATCGTAATCCCGCTCTTGCATTAGGTCTGGAATGTTGTCGGGGTTGGGCTCTATTTCTACATGGTTTACATGATGCTTAAGCAATAGTTTTAATGAAAAAAGTATATCCTCGTTGTCATCTACAATTAAAATATTTCCATGCTTACTCATAGTGGGTTTTTTATGAATTATGATAGCCCAAATTACGCTTTTTTGTTTTTTAAACCAAAAATGTTCGTTATTGAACAGAGTGCAAGCATAATTGAACACTTTGTTTATGCTTTTAAATGCGGTTATTATTTGATTTTTTGGTAGTTAATGTAGGTTGGATTGGTTTTGGTATTGATTATAAAAATCGAATTATGGCTTATAAAACATTAATCCTGATGCTAATCTCTGTTTTTACTATGTTATCATGCAGAGAGGAGATGAATGTAGCGCCATCGTCACTACAAATCGATACTGTTAAACAAATTGCTGTTTCGGGCAAATACATCGTATCAGGAGAATTACAAAGAATCCAAACTACGGTTGTTTCGCCTTTTAGAGGAAGTGTGAAATGGCTGATCGCAAATGGCGATATAGTAAATAAAGGTGACACTATTGCTACAATTAATTCCGGTGCAAAGCTTCAATCCAATGATAAAAAAGAAGTGCTTATACAGGTTCAAAATAGGTTAGAAAAAAATATTGAATTGCTTCAGAAAATTTTGGCAAACAAAAATATTGCAGACAACACAAATGAACTCATAGCAGAACTTAAGGCATATGGAATAATGGATGAAAAGGTATTGCTTTCGCTTAGTAATGCTGACCAGTTGCAAAATATACTTCATGAAGAAATTAAGGCCACAACAATTACTATACAACGTATTGCTCAACTTCATACAAAGCGCATGATGAGTGAGCTGTATCATGTTATAAGTCCGAATGATGGGGAATTCAAAAATATAGAATCAGATAGCATTGTAAAGCCTGGACAGGTTCTGGGCATTGTGTTTAATCATTCCGATGATGTTTTTGTATTTAATGCAGAAAAATTCCCACGTAAGACCTGGAGTAATACTGTAAATATTTTTACGCAGCATATGAGCCTTGAGGGAAGGATTAGTGAATGCGGTGACAAATCGATTTTTTTAGCATTTCCAAAGAAGCCTGAAAGGTTGGATGATTTTTTGAATACCAGGTCAAAATTGAAACTATTTACAGAGCCCGAAAACAAAATTCTTATAAAAAGAAGTGCAGTAAATAGGAGTGGAAATACAGAATGGGTGTTTAAAAAAGTTGGGAATACCTTTAAAAAGGTACAGGTAGGGACACGTCAATATAACGGAGCATTACTAGAAATTATATCGGGTTTGCATCATAATGATCAAATTATTGTATCTTCAACAAAACCAATTTGGGATAAAACGCACCTTAAAATATCAGGTTTTTATGCTGAAAATTAATAATTTAATAAAGGTTTTCCGTGCTGATGAAGTTGAAACCGTTGCCTTAAACGACATCAGTTTAGAAATACACGAAGGGGAATTTGTGGCAATAATGGGTCCTTCAGGTTGCGGAAAAACCACTTTGCTCAATATTTTAGGCCTTATAGATTTGCCTTCGTCGGGCCAGTATTTTTTCAGGAACAAAGAAGTGAGCAAATTGAAAGAAAAAGCCCGTGCAAAGCTACGCAAAGGTAGTATCGGTTTTATTTTTCAAAATTTTAATTTGATAGAGGAGCTTAATGTATTCGAAAATGTGGAGCTACCGCTTATTTATATGGGTGTTTCGGTACGCGAGCGCAAACGGAAGGTGATGGAAGCGCTTGAGAAAGTCCAGATTACACACCGACAACGACATTTTCCTGTGCAACTGTCTGGTGGGCAGCAGCAACGTGTTGCAGTAGCCAGGGCAGTAGTGGCAGATCCTCCATTGATACTTGCAGATGAGCCCACTGGAAACCTCGATTCTGCGCACGGAGAGGAGGTAATGCAATTGCTCAATGATTTAAACAGCAACGGAACCACAATTGTTATGGTCACCCACTCTCAACGCGATGCTGATTATAGCAGAAGGCTTATCAGACTTTTTGATGGTAAAATTATACATGAGAATGTGGGAGCCGGGTTTGAAGAAAAAATGTAGCACAAAACTAAAAGCAAATTATTAAAATCTTGAAATGGCGTTGTTGGCATATGGCATTGAGGCATGCGTTGAATAACCGCATGTATTTTTTTGTAAACATCCTTGGTTTGGTGTTGGGCCTCACAGCGGTATTTTTAATAGGTATTTACCTGAACGACGAACTAAATTTTGACCGTTTTCATAAAGATTCCGACCGCATTTATCGTGTTATACAATTTGGTAATTATGGCGGATTGGTCGAACGTTCATCTAGCTGTCCGTTTCCGCTCGGGCCTGAAATAGATGATTATTTTGGCGAAAAAATTACTTCCCATACCCGGTTGTACAATTACCAATCGCCCAGCACACAAATTGCGTATCGCAATATTGTGCATTATGATAGTGGTTTCTTTTTTACAGATCCGGGCTTTTTTGAGGTTTTTACAGTCGATACCATTGATACCAAAGATGAAAAATGGCTAGAGAAACCCTATCAGGCAGTAATTACTTCAAGTGCTGCACGCAAATATTTCGGACATATCGATGTTGTTGGAAAGAAACTGACAATAGAAAATCATTTTCAGGTTGAGGTGCAGGCAGTTGTAGAAGATTGGCCTGTGCACTCACATTTTGATTTTAGTGTGTTGGTTTCGCTTGACAGTTATGCGCAAATGCGAGGAGGTGCATTACCCACCAATTGGGTCCAAAACCCTTGCTGGACCTATATTAAAGTAAGTGAACAAACCAATCAAAGTGAAATTCAAAAATCCTTGCCGGCATTTGTAAAATCTCATTTCGATGCATTTATCCGTGATAATAATGCACTGTTCCTTCAGCCTTTACATGATATTCACCTTACATCTCACCTTGAATATGAGATACGTAAGAATGGAAATATGGAGTATGTCTATATTTTCGGGGGTGTGGCACTCTTTCTTATATTGATGGCAGCAATTAACTATATTAACCTCACAACTGCAACATTTGCATCACGCGCCAGAGAAATAGCCATAAAAAAAGTATTGGGTGCCACTGCTGGCAATATTCGGTTTCAATTATTTATAGAGGCGTTTATTATTACATTAATTGCCGCAATTATTTCACTTGTATTTACCGAGCTTTTACTTCCATGGTTCAATCAAATTACGGTAAAAGACTTTGAGCTTTTAGATCTAATGTCATGGCGTAATTTGGTGTTTTTCTTTTTGATTTTAGTTGCCGTAGCCACAGCCGGCGGAATTTATCCGGCTATTTTTATTGCAGGTTTAAATCCGGCACGTATTTTAAAAGGTAACCTCAAACGAGCCGGAAAAACTGGTGTGAGTCGAAAGGTTTTAGTTGTAAGCCAGCTTTTTATATCAACGCTGCTCGTTTTTGCTGCGTTGACCATTCATGATCAGTACAAGCATCTATTGCGCTCATCAAATGGTATAAATCGCGATAATCTGTTTGTTATAAATGCCCGCTTTTCAGATTTGTATAAGAGCTGTCCGGAGTTTAAAAAGGAGATAGAAAAGTACGATGCTATATATAAGGTTACGGCATCGGATTATATACCGGGTATTGACCACAACAGGCACGGATTTTTTATTGGATCCGATACTGCTGTAAACGATGTTGTATTTTTGCCGGCACTGCGCGTAGTAAGCGATTTTTTTGAGGTTTATGGCCTGGAAATCACTGTGGGTAGAGGCTTTGCAAATGATTCGTCTGATTTGTTATCAGCTGTTTTAATAAATCCTGAAATGGCACGACACCTTGGCTACGAAAAACCAGGTAATGCAATAGGTGCAGATTTGAATGTGTATTATGGTAAGGAAAAGGTTGTTGGTATTTTTGAAGATTTTTATCCCAAAACACTACACGACAAGCCCAATCCATTTGCAATCGACCTGGTATCTGAAGAAAAAAATCCAAAAATTGGCATTCAATATGCTGCAGTACGCTATAAGCCCGGTAAAAAAGATCAGGCACTGATGTATATCAAAAGAAGTTTGAAAAGACATGCAGGAGACAAGCAAGTTCAGATTAATGAATACAGAGATATTTACTATAATCAATATGCTGAGGAAAAATTATTTAATCAATTGGCCGGTATAATGTCTGTATTAAGTTTAATTATCTCAGCTGTTGGGCTATTGGGGCTGGTTTCGTTTATGATTTTGCAAAAAAATAAGGAAATTAGTGTGCGTAAAGTACACGGAGCTTCTAATAGCTCTATACTTGGACTTATTGCAGGAGAGTTTATTCGAATTTTTATAGTAGTAATTCTTTTTGCATTGCCAGTGGCATGGTATTTAAGTCGTTTGTGGCTTGATAATTTTGCATCTCATGTAAGCTTTTCATTGATGAACTGGATTGTGGCCATTCTGACTGTGGCCTTGATGATTATTATTGTGGCAGCACTTCGTTTACGGGAGGCCGCCCGGGTTAATCCTGCCGAAACATTAAAATATGAGTGACCTATGTGGAAAAATTATTTGGCAATAATATACCGCAATATTCTTCGTCAGAAACTTAATACCCTTATTAATATTCTGGGACTTGCTGCCGGTATATCTGCTGCCTCACTCATTTTTTTATACGTACATACCGAGCTTAAATTCGATGAGAGCTGGGATAATGCAGATGAACTGTACCGTGTAAATGAAACCTTTGAGTATTTTCGAAAAGAGAGCACGCCTTATGCTTTAACTTCACATGTGTTGGGTAAACGCATGCGATCAGAATTTCCTGATATGCAAGTGTGCAGACTCGAAACCGGAGATTATGGAAATAACATATTTGTAGATGATAAATGGTTGAATCCGGGCAGAATAAAACACGCCGATGACAACTTTTTTAAGCTATTTACATATCCGCAAAGGGAATTCAATACGAGGACCGATACTTTGCCCAGGGCCTGGATTGCCAAAAAAAAATATGAAAAGTACTTTGAACCATTTAATACCAAGACTTTTCGGTATGGAGAAAAATGGTATGAGCTCGCAGGAACTTTTAATAAGAGCGGTTATCAAAGTCACCTCGATGTTGATCTTATTGTTCCTTATGATTCACTAATACTGAACGATTATAAGCACACCTGGGACTGGACAAGGCTAAATACCTTAACTTATGTAAGAACTGATTTGGGTGCCGGAGAGCTGGAACAGCTTATAGATCAAAGGCTTAAAAATGAGGTGGATACTTTTACACGTAAGCATAATATGCAAATGAATTTGCATTTTCCGGTTATTTCGCTGCCCGAAATTCATTTTAACCATGTTTATCAATATGATAGCTTGTCTAACAGAGATAAAAATGTTGTATGGCTTTTTAGCATAATCGGTATACTTATTCTCACTATTGCCAGTATAAATTACATCAATATGGCTATAGCCCAGGGTGGTATTCGGGCAAGAGAAATTGCCATTCGTAAAACTATGGGAGCTACCCGAAAAAATGTAATTACACAATTTCTTGGTGAATCAGTTGCCATTACATTGCTGGCAATTATTATATCTGTAATATTTACCGAAATGCTGTTCCCGGCATTTAACGAAATTACCGGATTTGATTTCCATATTTTCGAGTCAGCAGTGTTGTCACGGTTAGTTGTGTTTTTATCCGTAGTATGGCTTCTGCTCGGCTTTCTCAGTGGTTTTTATCCGGCTTTTGTATTGTCGCTTTTTCAACCCATTACCATATTCAGGGGAGGGGCTGACCTAATGCTTTATCGCAATGTGCGGTCATACTTTGTATCGTCTACAAAAGTGCGAAAACTCATGTTGGTGGCTCAATACCTGGTAGCCGGTACCATTATTATTGCAACCATCATCATTCAGTTGCAAACAAATTACCTGGTAAACCGAGATATGGGTTTTGATATGGATAAGCTCGTAATAATGGAGCTGGAGAAGGATAGCACACGGGCCCCACAGTATAGAAGCTTGTTAAACGCAGTGCTCGAATTAGACAATGTAGAAAAAGCCACTTTGGCCGAAAGGGTACCCGGATTAAGAACCGGAAGGTTACTTTTTTATTTCGAAAGTGATTCGGGGCGCTACCAGAACGGTTTCAATGTGTTCAGTGGCCGTCCCGATTATCTTGAAGTGTTGGGCTGTGAGGTTGTGGCAGGGCGCTGGTTCGACCCTTCGGCGCGAAAAGGCGAATTGCGAAATGAAATACTTGTAAACGAGGCTTTTGTAGAGACAATGGGGTGGTCGCAGCCATTAGGTAAAGAGTTTGCATCAGGATTTTCCGATGAGCATAAAGTAGTAGGAGTGGTGAAGGATTTTAACTACTATTCACTGCATCAGGACATTGAGCCACTCGCTATTTTACCCAATATCTTCACAAATCGTTACCTTGTAATTAATGCTCGCGACCCTAAAGAGCTGATGAATTCAGGAAAACTGGAGCACTTATGGAGCGGTTTTTTCCCAAACCAGGTTCCAACCATCAACCGGCTTCGCAATACATTCAATTCACAATACACACATGAACATCGGTTGTTGAGCATATTTGCTTATTTTTCAGGGTTGTCAATCATAATCAGCAGTCTTGGCCTTTTTGCATTGAGTGCTTTTTCGGCACAAAAGAGAAGCCGCGAAATCAGTATAAGAAAAATTCTGGGTGCCGGCCACAAACACATACTAGGTTTGCTCTATGTCGATTATATGCAGATATTTGCCATTGCAATTTTATTGGCATGGTTAGGTGCATTTGTTTTTGCAAATCAATGGCTCGATTCTTTTGTCGCTGCAGTATCACCCGGTTTATTGCCCTATATACTGGGCTCTGTGTTTATTTTAGGTATTG is a window of Salinivirga cyanobacteriivorans DNA encoding:
- a CDS encoding ABC transporter ATP-binding protein, whose translation is MLKINNLIKVFRADEVETVALNDISLEIHEGEFVAIMGPSGCGKTTLLNILGLIDLPSSGQYFFRNKEVSKLKEKARAKLRKGSIGFIFQNFNLIEELNVFENVELPLIYMGVSVRERKRKVMEALEKVQITHRQRHFPVQLSGGQQQRVAVARAVVADPPLILADEPTGNLDSAHGEEVMQLLNDLNSNGTTIVMVTHSQRDADYSRRLIRLFDGKIIHENVGAGFEEKM
- a CDS encoding ABC transporter permease, which encodes MALRHALNNRMYFFVNILGLVLGLTAVFLIGIYLNDELNFDRFHKDSDRIYRVIQFGNYGGLVERSSSCPFPLGPEIDDYFGEKITSHTRLYNYQSPSTQIAYRNIVHYDSGFFFTDPGFFEVFTVDTIDTKDEKWLEKPYQAVITSSAARKYFGHIDVVGKKLTIENHFQVEVQAVVEDWPVHSHFDFSVLVSLDSYAQMRGGALPTNWVQNPCWTYIKVSEQTNQSEIQKSLPAFVKSHFDAFIRDNNALFLQPLHDIHLTSHLEYEIRKNGNMEYVYIFGGVALFLILMAAINYINLTTATFASRAREIAIKKVLGATAGNIRFQLFIEAFIITLIAAIISLVFTELLLPWFNQITVKDFELLDLMSWRNLVFFFLILVAVATAGGIYPAIFIAGLNPARILKGNLKRAGKTGVSRKVLVVSQLFISTLLVFAALTIHDQYKHLLRSSNGINRDNLFVINARFSDLYKSCPEFKKEIEKYDAIYKVTASDYIPGIDHNRHGFFIGSDTAVNDVVFLPALRVVSDFFEVYGLEITVGRGFANDSSDLLSAVLINPEMARHLGYEKPGNAIGADLNVYYGKEKVVGIFEDFYPKTLHDKPNPFAIDLVSEEKNPKIGIQYAAVRYKPGKKDQALMYIKRSLKRHAGDKQVQINEYRDIYYNQYAEEKLFNQLAGIMSVLSLIISAVGLLGLVSFMILQKNKEISVRKVHGASNSSILGLIAGEFIRIFIVVILFALPVAWYLSRLWLDNFASHVSFSLMNWIVAILTVALMIIIVAALRLREAARVNPAETLKYE
- a CDS encoding ABC transporter permease, with protein sequence MWKNYLAIIYRNILRQKLNTLINILGLAAGISAASLIFLYVHTELKFDESWDNADELYRVNETFEYFRKESTPYALTSHVLGKRMRSEFPDMQVCRLETGDYGNNIFVDDKWLNPGRIKHADDNFFKLFTYPQREFNTRTDTLPRAWIAKKKYEKYFEPFNTKTFRYGEKWYELAGTFNKSGYQSHLDVDLIVPYDSLILNDYKHTWDWTRLNTLTYVRTDLGAGELEQLIDQRLKNEVDTFTRKHNMQMNLHFPVISLPEIHFNHVYQYDSLSNRDKNVVWLFSIIGILILTIASINYINMAIAQGGIRAREIAIRKTMGATRKNVITQFLGESVAITLLAIIISVIFTEMLFPAFNEITGFDFHIFESAVLSRLVVFLSVVWLLLGFLSGFYPAFVLSLFQPITIFRGGADLMLYRNVRSYFVSSTKVRKLMLVAQYLVAGTIIIATIIIQLQTNYLVNRDMGFDMDKLVIMELEKDSTRAPQYRSLLNAVLELDNVEKATLAERVPGLRTGRLLFYFESDSGRYQNGFNVFSGRPDYLEVLGCEVVAGRWFDPSARKGELRNEILVNEAFVETMGWSQPLGKEFASGFSDEHKVVGVVKDFNYYSLHQDIEPLAILPNIFTNRYLVINARDPKELMNSGKLEHLWSGFFPNQVPTINRLRNTFNSQYTHEHRLLSIFAYFSGLSIIISSLGLFALSAFSAQKRSREISIRKILGAGHKHILGLLYVDYMQIFAIAILLAWLGAFVFANQWLDSFVAAVSPGLLPYILGSVFILGIVAITVSYHTLKATRTNPAVFLKYE